One window of Fusobacterium polymorphum genomic DNA carries:
- a CDS encoding toll/interleukin-1 receptor domain-containing protein, with protein MVEVENKTKRKYKYDAFISYRHIEPDLTIAKILHEMIEKFNIPKHLRTVSNDENSINDKHIFRVFRDREELSTKDLSTMIEEAIANSKNLIVICSKRTSLSPWCRKEVQLFKKIHGVNNIIPVLIEGEPDDSFIDELKNLKVTFINSENVEEEKNIELLAADIRSDEVKSPSFKGYEILEYSKDPKLNELTKKSLDILKKSEIYRIVASMLNVNYGDLKLRHQERYLKRIIYTSIAASIAMLIFVISVTTLYLKSVASERKANEQSSLMTLNMANEANLQGDRILGVLIAQEAMKNVSPKMEKYNKLKAQYENILNNSLITLPFSNQFILATESETEAFGISSDSKWLISSGSFNNAIIWNLENGEIQKTLTFEAPVVSIALSPDSKKSYVGTANNKIFEVNMENYEIKNIFGDANLPAVAMRVSKNNKYLIALRNFLILDIFDIQSQKKLYSFTFPIDNMITGFTENPQTNNFFILRKDNSITEYDINTGEALIVHALATNSEKNFLRKMTVSDNGILFYSDIQDNTESIVMKNLQSGQINHATNVRIFSSNIVVNKDASLLYVNSLNNFITRFDLSNLKPDEEINVPERATYLDTKRIQYNESIETFALSPDENTLAVVLKNMTVGAFSGIKNMTTNYSSEFILNEKSTHKAPIEIIRFTPDSKKIITSADDYTIRVMDTESTIGDSQLLDGKIVASSRDKNSILILSGEKISKYNFDTNKEEFIALLDPKFLKIFQEFAITNNVSLVALSDSTNGASASVFDVKQDKKIYTTKSHIVKEGILPYILELQFSNDGNFLYTLGPDNQLFVHNAKTGEFLFSLEDKENGEATSFIMSNDDNFVAINYITKKSTIFSLKERKIIQKIDGEVMAINSENNNIRAIYGQVDSKLFITKPNSEVLYYADNKIKTNVGSLKFNTINISFDGKYYVSSNPKNNTVITDLITGEPIRTLYSSNNDFFISLPVISKDNKKVAYNESKDKIVIINMYSTDELSQIANKTLKNRRLSEVELNSIGRRK; from the coding sequence ATGGTAGAAGTTGAAAATAAAACAAAAAGGAAATATAAATATGATGCTTTTATTAGTTATAGACATATAGAACCAGATTTAACAATAGCCAAAATTCTTCATGAGATGATTGAAAAATTTAATATACCAAAACATTTAAGAACAGTATCAAATGATGAAAATTCAATAAATGATAAACATATATTTAGAGTTTTTCGCGACCGTGAAGAACTTTCTACAAAAGATTTAAGTACTATGATTGAAGAAGCAATAGCTAATTCTAAAAATTTAATTGTTATATGCTCAAAAAGAACATCTCTTAGCCCTTGGTGCAGAAAAGAAGTGCAGTTATTTAAAAAAATTCATGGGGTAAACAATATTATTCCTGTACTTATTGAAGGAGAACCTGATGACTCTTTTATTGATGAGTTAAAAAATCTAAAAGTTACTTTTATAAATTCTGAAAATGTAGAAGAAGAAAAAAATATTGAGCTTCTTGCAGCAGACATTAGATCTGATGAAGTAAAATCTCCATCATTTAAAGGATATGAAATTTTAGAATATTCAAAAGACCCCAAATTAAATGAACTTACAAAAAAATCTTTAGATATTCTAAAAAAATCAGAAATTTATAGAATAGTTGCAAGTATGCTTAATGTAAATTATGGAGATTTAAAATTAAGACATCAAGAAAGATATTTAAAAAGAATTATATATACTTCTATTGCAGCAAGCATTGCTATGCTTATATTTGTTATAAGTGTAACAACTTTATATTTAAAATCTGTTGCTTCAGAGAGAAAAGCCAATGAACAATCATCTCTTATGACTTTAAATATGGCAAATGAAGCAAATTTACAAGGAGATAGAATATTAGGAGTTTTAATAGCTCAAGAAGCTATGAAAAATGTATCTCCTAAAATGGAAAAATACAATAAATTAAAAGCTCAATATGAAAATATTTTAAATAATTCATTGATTACCTTACCATTTTCTAATCAGTTTATTTTAGCAACAGAAAGTGAAACAGAAGCTTTTGGAATAAGTTCAGATAGTAAATGGTTAATAAGTTCAGGCTCTTTTAATAATGCTATTATTTGGAATTTAGAAAATGGAGAGATTCAAAAGACTTTGACTTTTGAAGCTCCAGTTGTTTCAATAGCACTTTCTCCAGATAGTAAGAAATCTTATGTGGGAACTGCTAATAATAAAATTTTTGAAGTAAATATGGAAAATTATGAAATTAAGAATATATTTGGAGATGCTAATCTTCCAGCAGTTGCAATGAGAGTTTCAAAAAATAATAAATATTTAATTGCTTTAAGAAATTTTTTAATACTTGATATTTTTGATATTCAGAGTCAAAAAAAATTATATTCATTTACTTTTCCTATTGATAATATGATAACTGGATTTACTGAAAATCCTCAAACAAATAATTTCTTTATTTTAAGAAAAGATAACTCTATAACAGAATATGATATAAATACAGGTGAAGCTTTAATTGTCCATGCTTTAGCAACAAATTCTGAGAAGAATTTTTTAAGAAAAATGACTGTTTCAGATAACGGAATTCTTTTTTATTCTGATATTCAAGATAATACTGAAAGTATTGTTATGAAAAATCTTCAATCAGGACAAATTAATCATGCTACAAATGTTAGAATTTTTTCTTCAAATATAGTAGTGAATAAAGATGCTTCTCTATTATATGTGAATTCTCTTAATAATTTTATTACAAGATTTGATTTATCAAATTTAAAACCTGACGAGGAAATAAATGTTCCTGAAAGAGCAACATATCTTGATACAAAAAGAATTCAATATAATGAAAGTATAGAAACTTTTGCTTTAAGTCCTGATGAAAATACTCTTGCTGTTGTTTTAAAAAATATGACAGTTGGTGCATTTAGTGGAATAAAAAATATGACAACTAATTATAGTTCTGAATTTATTTTGAATGAAAAGAGTACTCATAAAGCTCCCATTGAAATTATAAGATTTACTCCAGATAGTAAAAAAATTATTACATCTGCTGATGATTATACAATAAGAGTTATGGATACAGAATCAACAATAGGAGATAGTCAATTATTAGATGGAAAAATAGTGGCATCATCAAGAGATAAAAATTCTATTCTTATTTTATCTGGGGAAAAAATTTCAAAATATAATTTTGATACAAATAAAGAAGAATTTATTGCACTTCTTGATCCCAAGTTTCTTAAAATATTTCAAGAATTCGCTATAACAAATAATGTTTCATTGGTGGCACTATCTGATAGTACAAATGGGGCTTCTGCTAGTGTTTTTGATGTGAAACAAGATAAAAAAATATATACTACAAAATCTCATATTGTTAAAGAAGGTATATTACCCTATATTTTAGAATTACAATTTAGTAATGATGGTAATTTTCTATATACATTAGGTCCTGACAATCAATTATTTGTTCATAATGCAAAAACAGGAGAATTCCTTTTTTCACTTGAAGATAAAGAAAATGGGGAAGCTACTTCATTTATAATGAGTAATGATGATAATTTTGTTGCCATAAATTATATTACAAAAAAATCAACCATTTTCTCTCTTAAAGAAAGAAAGATTATACAAAAAATAGATGGAGAAGTTATGGCTATAAATAGTGAAAATAATAATATTAGAGCAATATATGGACAAGTAGATAGTAAATTATTTATTACAAAACCAAATAGTGAAGTTTTATACTATGCTGATAATAAAATAAAAACTAATGTTGGAAGTTTAAAATTTAACACTATAAATATCTCATTCGATGGAAAATATTATGTTTCAAGTAATCCTAAAAATAATACAGTTATAACAGACTTAATTACTGGAGAACCTATAAGAACTCTTTATAGTAGTAATAATGACTTTTTTATATCACTTCCTGTAATAAGTAAAGATAATAAAAAAGTTGCTTATAATGAAAGTAAAGATAAAATAGTTATAATAAATATGTACTCTACAGATGAACTTTCTCAAATTGCAAATAAAACTTTAAAAAATAGACGGTTGAGTGAAGTAGAGCTAAATTCTATTGGAAGGAGAAAATAG
- the efp gene encoding elongation factor P, translating into MKIAQELRAGSTIKIGNDPFVVLKAEYNKSGRNAAVVKFKMKNLISGNISDAVYKADDKMDDIKLDKVKAIYSYQNGDSYIFSNPETWEEIELKGEDLGDALNYLEEEMPLDVVYYESTAVAVELPTFVEREVTYTEPGLRGDTSGKVMKPARINTGFEVQVPLFVEQGEWIKIDTRTNEYVERVKK; encoded by the coding sequence ATGAAAATTGCACAAGAATTAAGAGCAGGGAGTACAATAAAAATCGGAAATGACCCATTTGTAGTATTAAAGGCTGAATATAATAAATCAGGAAGAAATGCTGCAGTAGTTAAGTTTAAAATGAAAAACTTAATTTCAGGAAATATATCAGATGCTGTTTATAAAGCAGATGATAAAATGGATGATATCAAATTAGATAAGGTAAAAGCAATCTATTCTTATCAAAATGGAGATTCTTATATATTCTCTAATCCAGAAACTTGGGAAGAAATAGAATTAAAAGGAGAAGACTTAGGAGATGCTTTAAACTATCTTGAAGAAGAAATGCCATTAGATGTTGTTTATTATGAATCAACAGCTGTTGCAGTTGAATTACCTACTTTTGTTGAAAGAGAAGTAACATATACTGAACCAGGATTAAGAGGAGATACTTCTGGAAAAGTTATGAAACCTGCAAGAATAAACACAGGATTTGAAGTTCAAGTTCCTCTATTTGTTGAACAAGGTGAATGGATTAAAATAGATACAAGAACAAATGAATATGTTGAAAGAGTAAAAAAATAA
- the earP gene encoding elongation factor P maturation arginine rhamnosyltransferase EarP, which yields MEINNIDIFCEVIDNYGDVGVAYRLAREFKRIYPSKKLRFIINQTEEINLIKKSNNIEIIAYKDISKIENSADLIIETFGCEIPKEYMDKALKSSKLIINLEYFSAEDWVDDFHLQESFLGGNLKKYFFIPGLSKKSGGVLLDNEFLERKKKVEENKEYYLKEFGIDEKYDLIGSVFSYEKNFDYLIEELKKIDKKILLLILSEKTQKNFIKYFDNNNNYDKIKFVKLPFFTYDKYEELLALCDFNLVRGEDSFVRALLLGKPFLWHIYPQDENTHIKKLESFLEKYCPNNKGLKETFINYNINRDNFSYFFKNFKEIERHNKNYTNYLRENCNLMEKLIKFIENIGGKN from the coding sequence ATGGAAATAAATAATATAGACATATTCTGTGAAGTTATTGATAATTATGGTGATGTTGGAGTAGCTTATAGATTAGCAAGAGAATTTAAAAGAATTTATCCAAGTAAAAAATTAAGATTTATTATAAATCAAACAGAGGAAATAAATCTTATAAAAAAATCAAATAATATAGAGATTATAGCCTATAAAGATATTTCTAAAATAGAAAACTCTGCTGATTTAATAATAGAAACTTTTGGATGTGAAATTCCAAAAGAATATATGGATAAAGCATTAAAAAGCTCAAAACTTATTATTAATTTAGAATATTTTTCAGCTGAAGATTGGGTAGATGATTTTCATCTTCAAGAATCATTTTTGGGTGGAAATTTAAAAAAGTATTTTTTTATTCCAGGACTTTCTAAAAAGAGTGGAGGAGTACTTTTAGATAATGAGTTTTTAGAAAGAAAGAAAAAAGTAGAAGAAAATAAAGAGTATTATTTAAAAGAGTTTGGAATTGATGAAAAATATGATTTAATAGGCTCAGTGTTCTCTTATGAGAAAAATTTTGATTATTTGATTGAAGAATTAAAAAAAATAGATAAAAAAATTCTCTTATTAATATTAAGTGAAAAAACTCAAAAAAATTTCATAAAATATTTTGATAATAACAATAATTATGATAAAATAAAATTCGTGAAGTTACCATTTTTTACTTATGATAAGTATGAGGAACTTTTAGCATTATGTGATTTTAATTTAGTTAGAGGAGAAGATAGTTTTGTTAGAGCTTTACTTCTAGGAAAACCTTTTTTATGGCATATCTATCCTCAAGATGAAAATACACATATAAAAAAGCTAGAAAGTTTTTTAGAAAAATACTGTCCTAATAATAAAGGGTTAAAGGAAACTTTTATTAATTACAATATAAATAGAGATAATTTTTCTTATTTTTTTAAAAACTTTAAAGAAATAGAAAGACACAATAAAAACTATACTAATTATTTAAGAGAAAATTGTAATTTAATGGAAAAATTAATAAAATTTATAGAAAATATAGGAGGAAAAAATTAA
- a CDS encoding pseudouridine synthase: MRLDKFLVECGIGSRKEVKKLISNDEITVNGFNDISAKDNIDENSDIIEYNGEKLEYKEFRYYIMNKKAGYITATEDFKENTVMDLLPEWVIRKDLAPVGRLDKDTEGLLLFTNDGKLNHRLLSPKNHIDKVYYIEIENNILDKDILKLEQGVDIGNYITQPAKVEKISDNKIYLTIKEGKFHQVKKMLEAVNNKVCYLKRVSFGKLKLDDLALGEVKEVNLEDII, translated from the coding sequence ATGAGATTAGATAAATTCTTAGTTGAATGTGGTATAGGAAGTAGAAAAGAAGTTAAAAAGTTAATCTCAAATGATGAAATAACTGTCAATGGTTTTAATGATATATCAGCCAAAGATAATATAGATGAAAATTCTGATATTATAGAATACAATGGAGAAAAGCTAGAATATAAGGAATTTAGATACTATATTATGAATAAAAAAGCTGGGTATATAACTGCAACAGAAGATTTTAAAGAAAATACTGTTATGGATTTACTTCCAGAATGGGTGATAAGAAAAGATTTAGCTCCTGTTGGTAGACTTGATAAAGATACAGAAGGTTTACTTCTTTTTACAAATGATGGAAAACTAAATCACAGATTACTATCTCCTAAAAATCATATAGACAAAGTTTATTATATTGAAATAGAAAATAATATTTTAGATAAAGATATCTTGAAACTAGAGCAGGGAGTTGATATAGGAAACTATATCACTCAACCTGCAAAGGTTGAAAAAATATCTGATAATAAAATTTATTTGACTATTAAAGAAGGAAAATTTCATCAAGTAAAAAAAATGTTGGAAGCAGTGAATAACAAGGTTTGTTATTTAAAAAGAGTGAGTTTTGGAAAACTAAAATTAGATGATTTAGCCTTAGGGGAGGTTAAAGAAGTTAATTTAGAAGATATAATTTAA
- a CDS encoding phosphatidylinositol-4-phosphate 5-kinase: MNKDLKKFILFLIGSIIVAFAISYSYSAYQSHEKGKDIDKVKTTFNFENTDKKVEDVKEESGDPQEVWQEQRLGALESLGYAKVDIRPFYKRIYDKLNGKKVYNYKSIDNETKKVVVEVKDNKIIENFFNGDKATTRQELVSNDDFTSYDLKSYDLDTMTVTTFKDVLNNDTYLNTKNGIIEYEDGKTIEFTHQNGAMNGPAVENLPNGDKIKFVFANNKRVGEAEKLYKNGDREIFIYGENNQKNGSSIYYFANGDLEETTYVNGVLQGAAKYVYKDGAVEHYEYKDGKRIED, from the coding sequence GTGAATAAGGATTTAAAGAAGTTTATTCTTTTCCTAATAGGTTCAATTATAGTTGCCTTTGCAATTAGTTATTCTTATTCTGCCTACCAAAGTCATGAAAAAGGTAAGGATATAGATAAAGTTAAAACTACTTTTAACTTTGAAAATACTGATAAGAAAGTGGAAGATGTTAAAGAAGAAAGTGGAGACCCTCAAGAAGTTTGGCAAGAACAAAGACTTGGAGCATTGGAATCATTAGGATATGCGAAAGTTGATATTAGACCTTTCTATAAGAGAATCTATGATAAATTAAATGGAAAAAAAGTCTATAATTATAAAAGTATTGATAATGAAACTAAAAAAGTTGTGGTTGAAGTTAAAGATAATAAAATTATAGAAAACTTCTTTAATGGTGATAAGGCAACAACTCGTCAAGAATTAGTTTCAAATGATGATTTTACTTCTTATGATTTAAAATCTTATGATCTAGATACTATGACTGTTACTACTTTTAAAGATGTTTTAAATAATGATACTTATTTAAATACAAAAAATGGTATTATAGAATATGAAGATGGAAAAACTATTGAATTTACACATCAAAATGGTGCTATGAATGGACCTGCAGTTGAAAATTTACCTAATGGTGATAAGATAAAATTTGTCTTTGCTAATAATAAAAGAGTTGGAGAAGCTGAAAAATTATATAAAAATGGTGATAGAGAAATTTTTATATATGGTGAAAATAATCAAAAAAATGGAAGTTCAATATACTATTTTGCAAATGGAGATTTAGAAGAAACTACTTATGTAAATGGAGTTTTACAGGGAGCAGCTAAATATGTATATAAAGATGGTGCTGTAGAACACTATGAGTATAAAGATGGAAAAAGGATTGAAGATTAA
- a CDS encoding type II toxin-antitoxin system HicB family antitoxin, with product MATINYIAVVRQLESGKFLISFPDFEGITTTAETEESIQDVAAGVIKTKLAELKKANIEAPEPKKITEISKELKDGEFTTYVAVKESFDFKSTMTSLKDKESVKETAKEMTNKVNDFVNNVPEGKENLFGMGGGILSILNTLFLGVITIKVPFFGNYSIGFFKGISELADFSKEAKNARFILMFSGILFLALAGLLIYSSFSKNKNLLKYSIFGNIAFLVIFYIVLYVKLPGGEASKYISVSYFKILLYIISIGLAYLTFNAFNKKEEKEAVGETVKPLGTVLEKEEDKGE from the coding sequence ATGGCAACAATAAATTATATTGCAGTAGTTAGACAATTAGAAAGTGGAAAATTTTTAATATCTTTTCCAGATTTTGAAGGTATTACAACAACAGCTGAAACTGAAGAAAGCATACAAGATGTAGCAGCAGGAGTTATAAAAACAAAATTGGCTGAACTCAAAAAAGCTAATATCGAAGCACCTGAACCAAAAAAGATAACAGAAATTTCTAAGGAACTGAAAGATGGAGAATTTACAACTTATGTAGCTGTCAAAGAAAGTTTTGATTTTAAATCTACTATGACTAGTTTAAAAGATAAAGAAAGTGTAAAAGAAACTGCAAAAGAAATGACAAATAAAGTTAATGATTTTGTAAATAATGTACCAGAAGGAAAAGAAAATCTTTTTGGAATGGGAGGAGGAATATTGTCTATACTAAATACTTTATTCCTAGGAGTTATAACAATAAAAGTTCCATTTTTTGGGAATTATTCAATAGGATTTTTTAAAGGTATAAGTGAATTAGCTGATTTTAGCAAGGAAGCTAAAAATGCAAGATTTATTTTAATGTTCTCTGGAATATTATTCTTAGCTTTAGCAGGACTTTTAATTTATTCAAGTTTCTCTAAAAATAAAAATCTTTTAAAATATTCTATTTTTGGAAATATAGCTTTCTTAGTAATTTTTTATATAGTTTTATATGTAAAATTACCTGGTGGAGAAGCAAGCAAATATATTTCTGTATCTTATTTTAAAATATTACTATATATAATTTCAATAGGATTAGCTTATTTAACTTTTAATGCTTTCAATAAAAAAGAAGAAAAAGAAGCAGTTGGAGAAACTGTAAAACCATTAGGAACTGTACTTGAAAAAGAGGAGGATAAAGGTGAATAA
- a CDS encoding NADH:flavin oxidoreductase, with the protein MEKVNIFTDFKIKNIHIKNRIVLPPMVRFSLVGDDGYVTEDLIEWYGMIARSGVGLIIVEASAVEESGKLRENQIGIWNDSFIEGLTKVANEIHKYDVPCMIQIHHAGFKERISEVPEEGLDRILRLFEEAFVRAKKCGFDGIEIHGAHTYLISQLNSKLWNKRKDKYGERLYFSKKLIENTKYLFDDNFILGYRMGGNEPELEDGIENAKILEGYGLDILHVSSGVPNPEYKRQVKINKFPKDFPLDWIIYMGTEIKKHINIPVIGVSKIKKESQASWLVENNLLDFVAVGKAMISQDKWMENARKDFSLRKK; encoded by the coding sequence ATGGAGAAAGTTAATATTTTTACAGATTTTAAAATAAAAAATATTCATATAAAAAATAGAATAGTTCTGCCACCTATGGTGAGATTCTCTCTTGTTGGAGATGATGGTTATGTTACAGAAGATTTAATTGAATGGTATGGAATGATAGCTAGAAGTGGAGTAGGGCTTATAATTGTTGAAGCTTCAGCAGTTGAAGAAAGCGGAAAATTAAGAGAAAATCAAATTGGAATCTGGAATGATAGTTTTATAGAAGGGCTTACTAAGGTAGCAAATGAAATTCATAAGTATGATGTACCTTGTATGATACAAATTCACCATGCTGGTTTTAAAGAGAGAATTTCAGAGGTTCCAGAAGAAGGGTTAGATAGAATTTTAAGACTTTTTGAAGAAGCATTTGTCAGAGCTAAAAAATGTGGTTTTGATGGAATAGAAATTCATGGAGCACACACTTATTTAATTTCTCAATTAAATTCAAAACTTTGGAATAAAAGAAAAGATAAATATGGAGAAAGACTTTATTTTTCAAAAAAATTAATAGAGAATACAAAGTATTTATTTGATGATAATTTCATTCTTGGTTATCGAATGGGAGGAAATGAGCCTGAACTTGAAGATGGTATAGAAAATGCTAAAATTTTAGAAGGCTATGGTTTAGATATATTACATGTTTCAAGTGGAGTACCTAATCCAGAATATAAAAGACAAGTAAAAATAAATAAATTCCCTAAGGATTTTCCATTAGATTGGATAATATATATGGGAACTGAGATAAAAAAGCATATAAACATTCCAGTTATAGGAGTAAGTAAAATAAAAAAAGAAAGCCAAGCTAGTTGGCTTGTAGAAAATAACTTATTAGATTTTGTAGCAGTAGGAAAAGCTATGATTTCACAAGATAAATGGATGGAAAATGCAAGAAAAGATTTTTCTCTTAGAAAAAAATAA
- a CDS encoding chromate transporter — MTYLNLFFVFFKVGLFSFGGGYAILPLMQHEVVDINKWISFKEFMDIVAVSQITPGPISINLATHVGYRIGGALGSTIATSSVVLPSIIIVSIIVIFLKRFNKLPVVQRIFKSLRVTIVGLILAAGIALFVKENFIDYKSYIIFTSVLIGGLFFKIGSITLIILSGVAGTILYYFI, encoded by the coding sequence ATGACATATTTAAATTTATTTTTTGTATTTTTTAAAGTTGGACTTTTTAGTTTTGGAGGAGGTTATGCAATATTACCTCTAATGCAACATGAGGTTGTGGATATAAATAAATGGATAAGTTTTAAAGAATTTATGGATATTGTAGCTGTTTCTCAAATTACACCTGGTCCAATTTCTATAAATTTAGCAACTCATGTTGGATATAGAATAGGTGGAGCACTTGGCTCTACTATTGCTACTTCAAGTGTAGTTTTACCATCTATAATAATTGTAAGTATCATAGTTATATTTTTGAAAAGATTTAATAAATTACCAGTAGTTCAAAGAATTTTTAAATCATTAAGAGTAACTATTGTTGGATTAATTTTAGCAGCTGGAATAGCACTTTTTGTTAAAGAAAATTTTATAGATTATAAATCATATATAATATTTACATCAGTATTAATAGGAGGTTTATTCTTTAAAATAGGAAGTATAACTTTAATTATTTTATCAGGAGTTGCAGGAACAATATTATACTATTTTATATAA
- a CDS encoding chromate transporter has product MNRNRIIEIFILFFKIGAFTIGGGYAMLSLIEDEIVNKKKWLDHEEFLDGMAIAQSTPGVLAVNISLITGYKIAGFLGMFAGMLGAVLPSFFIVLFLSQILLAYGNHPIVVAIFNGVKPAITALILISVYRIGKSANINRYNFVIPLIVAVLIKYFGVSPILIIIATMILGNIFYILKEKKEDDKK; this is encoded by the coding sequence ATGAATAGAAATAGAATTATAGAAATTTTTATATTATTTTTTAAAATAGGTGCATTTACTATTGGAGGAGGCTATGCAATGCTTTCTCTAATAGAAGATGAAATTGTTAATAAAAAGAAATGGTTAGATCATGAAGAATTTTTAGATGGTATGGCTATTGCTCAGTCAACTCCTGGGGTTCTTGCTGTTAATATATCACTTATCACAGGATATAAAATAGCAGGTTTTTTAGGTATGTTTGCAGGTATGTTAGGAGCAGTTTTACCATCTTTTTTTATAGTTTTATTTTTAAGTCAAATTTTACTTGCTTATGGAAATCATCCAATAGTTGTAGCAATATTTAATGGAGTGAAACCTGCTATTACAGCACTTATATTAATTTCTGTATATAGAATAGGTAAGTCTGCTAATATAAATAGATATAATTTTGTAATACCACTTATTGTAGCTGTTTTAATTAAATATTTTGGAGTTTCTCCAATTTTAATAATAATTGCAACTATGATACTTGGAAATATTTTTTATATATTAAAAGAGAAAAAAGAAGATGATAAAAAATGA
- the coaBC gene encoding bifunctional phosphopantothenoylcysteine decarboxylase/phosphopantothenate--cysteine ligase CoaBC: protein MKNILLGVTGGIAAFKSASIVSLLKKKGYNIKVVMTENATKIIGPLTLETLSRNRIYIDMWDTNPHYEVEHISLADWADMVLIAPATYNIIGKVANGIADDMLTTILSAVSVRKPVFFALAMNVNMYENPILKENIDKLKSYGYRFIEAEEGLLACNYVAKGRMSEPEDIVAEIERYSIYSKIENCDTVLKDKKILITSGRTKENIDPIRYLSNNSSGKMGYCLAQAAIDLGGEVTLISGPTNLEIPKGLKNFISVESALEMYERVNEFFEDTNIFIACAAVADYRPKEYKKEKIKKSDSDLVIELVRNPDILAEMGKKKDNQLLVGFAAETNDIKENALKKLEKKNLDIIVANNASTMGTDSNTVEIIKKDKSSVEIKQKNKIELAYDIFSEVISVLKKGKK, encoded by the coding sequence ATGAAAAATATTTTATTAGGAGTTACAGGAGGTATTGCAGCATTTAAATCAGCAAGTATTGTATCTCTTCTTAAAAAGAAAGGTTATAATATTAAAGTTGTAATGACTGAGAATGCTACAAAAATAATAGGACCTTTAACTTTAGAAACTCTTTCAAGAAATAGGATTTATATTGATATGTGGGATACTAACCCACATTATGAAGTTGAACATATTTCACTTGCTGATTGGGCAGATATGGTTTTAATTGCTCCTGCAACATATAACATAATTGGTAAGGTAGCAAATGGAATAGCAGATGATATGCTTACAACTATTCTTTCTGCTGTTTCTGTGAGAAAACCAGTATTTTTTGCTCTTGCAATGAATGTAAATATGTATGAAAATCCAATTCTTAAAGAAAATATAGATAAATTAAAATCTTATGGTTATAGATTTATTGAAGCAGAAGAAGGTTTACTTGCTTGTAATTATGTGGCAAAGGGTAGAATGAGTGAGCCAGAAGACATAGTTGCAGAAATTGAGAGATATAGTATCTATTCAAAGATAGAAAATTGTGATACTGTGTTAAAAGATAAAAAAATTCTTATAACAAGTGGTAGAACAAAAGAAAATATAGATCCTATAAGATATTTATCAAATAATTCAAGTGGTAAAATGGGATATTGTCTTGCTCAGGCAGCTATTGATTTAGGTGGAGAGGTAACTTTAATCAGTGGACCTACAAATTTAGAAATACCAAAGGGACTTAAAAATTTTATTTCAGTGGAATCTGCTCTTGAAATGTATGAAAGAGTAAATGAATTTTTTGAAGATACAAATATTTTTATAGCTTGTGCAGCAGTTGCTGATTACAGACCAAAGGAATATAAAAAAGAAAAGATAAAGAAATCAGATTCAGATTTAGTTATAGAATTAGTTAGAAATCCAGATATTTTAGCAGAAATGGGTAAGAAAAAAGATAATCAGTTATTAGTAGGCTTTGCAGCAGAAACTAATGATATAAAAGAAAATGCTTTAAAAAAATTAGAAAAGAAAAATTTAGATATTATAGTGGCAAATAATGCTTCTACAATGGGAACAGATAGTAATACAGTTGAAATTATAAAAAAAGATAAAAGTTCAGTAGAAATTAAACAAAAAAATAAAATAGAATTGGCTTATGATATTTTCTCAGAAGTTATTTCAGTATTAAAAAAGGGTAAAAAATGA